One window of the Flavobacteriaceae bacterium YJPT1-3 genome contains the following:
- a CDS encoding DUF2752 domain-containing protein — translation MLPCLNKSLFGVDCLGCGLQRASLLFIQGDFVGAFYMYPGLYPLMLLVGFLSLNFFVSFKYQRVVKIALIVITVLTVVISYMVKMNQIIHLTTNN, via the coding sequence ATGCTCCCTTGTCTGAACAAGTCGCTCTTTGGCGTTGATTGTTTGGGATGCGGTTTACAACGTGCCTCCCTTCTTTTTATTCAAGGAGACTTCGTTGGTGCCTTTTATATGTACCCTGGATTGTACCCCTTAATGCTTCTCGTAGGCTTCTTATCACTCAATTTTTTCGTCAGCTTTAAATATCAGCGCGTGGTGAAAATCGCGCTCATCGTCATAACTGTTCTGACAGTGGTGATCAGCTATATGGTCAAAATGAACCAAATTATTCATCTAACAACTAACAACTAA
- a CDS encoding CCC motif membrane protein, whose translation MEKQQLPNSTLILVFGILSIVTCCCYGILGLIFGIVAMVMAKKAKEQYMANPEIYTGYKNVTTGRILAIIGIVLSAIYLVWSIYLFSTLGYEGIQQMQQDMLEQYGG comes from the coding sequence ATGGAAAAACAACAATTACCTAATTCAACACTCATCCTCGTCTTTGGAATCTTGTCTATCGTTACCTGCTGTTGCTACGGTATACTCGGACTCATTTTTGGTATCGTGGCCATGGTCATGGCCAAAAAAGCCAAAGAACAATACATGGCCAATCCTGAGATCTACACTGGTTACAAAAACGTGACCACGGGACGTATTTTGGCAATCATAGGTATTGTTTTGAGTGCCATCTATCTGGTCTGGTCCATTTACCTGTTCAGCACCCTTGGCTATGAAGGTATCCAGCAAATGCAACAAGATATGCTCGAGCAATACGGAGGGTGA
- the rocD gene encoding ornithine--oxo-acid transaminase — MSTLTQLTSEEAIALEEKHGAHNYHPLPVVLSKGEGVFVWDVEGKRYFDFLSAYSAVNQGHCHPRIVNAMNEQAQTLTLTSRAFHNDILGRYEEYTTDYFGFEKLLPMNTGAEAVETAIKIARKWAYDKKGVKEQDAQIIVCENNFHGRTTTIISFSNDENARKNFGPYTPGFIKIPYDDIKALEKALKENDNIAGFLVEPIQGEAGVYTPADDYIAKAKGLCKEYNALFIADEIQTGIARTGALLAVCGNCDCQGHCERQQTYSRPDILILGKALSGGAYPVSAVLADDEIMNVIHPGQHGSTFGGNPVAAAVAMAALEVVKDEKLAQNARRLGNLFRKEMNNYIQTSSIVKLVRGRGLLNAIVINDSEDSDTAWNICLKLRDHGLLAKPTHGNIIRFAPPLVMTEAQLLECVAIITKTLKEFES, encoded by the coding sequence ATGTCAACACTAACACAACTCACTTCAGAAGAAGCGATCGCTTTGGAAGAAAAACACGGTGCGCACAATTACCATCCACTTCCTGTAGTGCTGAGCAAAGGGGAGGGTGTCTTTGTTTGGGATGTTGAAGGAAAACGCTATTTTGATTTTCTCTCTGCCTATTCTGCAGTGAATCAAGGGCACTGCCATCCTCGTATTGTCAATGCCATGAATGAGCAGGCACAAACACTAACGTTAACCTCGAGAGCGTTCCATAATGATATTCTGGGTCGCTACGAAGAATATACTACCGACTATTTTGGTTTCGAAAAGCTGCTACCCATGAATACCGGAGCAGAAGCTGTGGAGACCGCTATTAAGATTGCAAGAAAGTGGGCTTACGACAAAAAAGGCGTCAAAGAACAGGATGCTCAGATTATCGTATGCGAGAACAATTTTCATGGACGTACGACCACCATCATTTCCTTTTCCAATGATGAGAATGCGCGCAAGAATTTTGGACCCTATACGCCGGGCTTTATCAAAATACCCTACGACGATATCAAAGCCCTGGAAAAGGCCTTAAAAGAAAATGACAATATCGCCGGATTTTTGGTTGAACCCATACAAGGGGAGGCAGGAGTCTATACGCCGGCGGACGATTATATCGCTAAGGCTAAAGGGCTTTGTAAAGAATACAACGCCCTGTTTATAGCCGATGAAATCCAAACCGGAATTGCCCGTACCGGAGCTTTACTGGCGGTCTGCGGAAACTGTGACTGCCAGGGGCACTGTGAACGACAGCAAACCTACAGCAGGCCTGATATCCTTATTTTAGGCAAAGCATTGTCTGGTGGTGCCTATCCGGTATCCGCTGTACTAGCCGATGACGAGATCATGAATGTAATTCATCCCGGTCAACACGGATCGACCTTTGGCGGTAATCCTGTGGCTGCTGCAGTGGCTATGGCGGCTTTGGAGGTGGTTAAAGATGAAAAACTGGCTCAGAACGCTCGCCGACTGGGTAACTTGTTCCGCAAGGAGATGAACAATTATATTCAGACCAGTTCCATTGTAAAACTGGTTCGCGGCCGCGGTTTGTTGAACGCTATCGTGATCAACGACAGTGAGGATAGCGATACCGCCTGGAACATCTGTTTGAAGTTGCGGGACCATGGATTGTTGGCTAAGCCCACCCACGGCAACATCATTCGTTTTGCGCCCCCCCTGGTGATGACTGAAGCGCAATTGCTGGAATGCGTCGCCATCATCACCAAGACGCTTAAGGAATTTGAAAGCTAG
- the rlmD gene encoding 23S rRNA (uracil(1939)-C(5))-methyltransferase RlmD, whose translation MGRRKSKPILEHLEVIDAGAKGKAIARSADGRVVFISNAVPGDVVDVQTNKKRKNYFEGKAIHFHSLSRKRTQPQCQHFGVCGGCKWQNMDYQYQLEYKEREVIENLKRIGKVTLPEVSPIMGCEEPYYYRNKMEFSFSDSKWLTPEQIASDEIIENKNALGFHIPGMWDKILDIEQCHLQRDPSNAIRNELRRFATAQNLSFFNPRHQHGLLRTLMIRTSTTGELMVLVQFYEDHPQQRELVMNHLKNTFPEITSLLYVINQKGNDTLYDQEVICYHGRDHILESMEGLQFKINAKSFYQTNSKQAYALYQVTRALAGLSGKELVYDLYTGTGTIAQFVAKQAAKVIGVEAVLDAIEAAKENAQLNGIDNVEFFVGDMKNVFNDDFISTHGRPEVVITDPPRDGMHKDVVAQLLKIHPERIVYVSCNSATQARDLALLDEAYVVKQVQPVDMFPQTHHVENVVLLQKRKTHDA comes from the coding sequence ATGGGTAGACGGAAAAGCAAACCAATCTTAGAGCATTTAGAGGTCATCGATGCCGGGGCCAAAGGAAAAGCGATCGCGCGATCTGCTGATGGACGCGTCGTTTTTATATCCAATGCCGTACCCGGGGATGTGGTCGACGTACAGACCAACAAAAAGAGAAAAAATTACTTCGAAGGTAAAGCCATCCATTTTCATTCGCTTTCGCGAAAGCGTACCCAACCTCAATGCCAGCATTTTGGAGTCTGTGGCGGTTGTAAATGGCAGAATATGGACTATCAGTATCAACTCGAGTACAAGGAACGTGAGGTGATCGAGAACCTAAAGCGGATTGGGAAAGTGACTTTGCCGGAGGTCAGTCCGATCATGGGCTGTGAAGAGCCCTACTACTACCGCAATAAAATGGAATTCTCGTTTAGCGACAGCAAATGGCTCACCCCGGAGCAGATCGCCAGTGACGAGATCATAGAGAACAAGAATGCACTAGGGTTTCACATCCCCGGGATGTGGGATAAAATCCTCGACATCGAGCAGTGTCATCTCCAGCGGGACCCTAGCAATGCCATTCGCAACGAACTGAGGCGTTTTGCCACAGCGCAAAATCTTTCCTTCTTTAATCCAAGACACCAACACGGTTTGCTGCGCACCCTCATGATCAGGACCAGTACTACCGGAGAACTCATGGTGTTGGTCCAGTTTTACGAAGATCATCCTCAGCAACGGGAACTGGTCATGAATCACCTCAAAAACACATTCCCGGAAATTACTTCCCTACTCTATGTGATCAATCAAAAAGGGAACGATACACTGTACGACCAGGAGGTGATCTGTTACCACGGTCGGGATCATATTCTGGAATCTATGGAAGGACTTCAATTCAAGATCAATGCTAAATCCTTCTATCAGACCAATTCCAAACAAGCCTACGCTTTGTATCAGGTCACTCGGGCACTGGCCGGACTCAGCGGCAAGGAATTGGTGTATGATCTCTATACCGGGACTGGGACCATCGCCCAATTTGTGGCAAAACAGGCAGCCAAGGTCATTGGTGTAGAAGCCGTTCTCGATGCCATTGAGGCGGCCAAAGAAAATGCGCAATTAAACGGAATTGATAACGTTGAATTCTTTGTGGGCGACATGAAGAATGTATTTAACGACGACTTTATCTCGACGCACGGTCGGCCAGAAGTGGTGATTACCGATCCTCCACGAGACGGTATGCACAAAGACGTGGTGGCCCAATTACTGAAGATTCATCCGGAGCGTATTGTCTATGTGAGCTGCAACAGTGCCACTCAGGCCCGCGATTTGGCTTTGCTCGATGAAGCCTATGTGGTCAAACAGGTGCAGCCGGTCGATATGTTCCCGCAAACCCATCATGTAGAGAATGTGGTCTTGTTACAAAAACGCAAAACGCATGATGCCTAG
- a CDS encoding DUF6452 family protein: MMPRTLLWVFAAALSVVVSGCERDDICAQSTPTTPLLIIEFYDVDNQTDLKPVTNLLVQATDVEEPFQLFNGVSRIALPLKTNELSTAYTLTLNAGSEQAENTDELVIDYETLEEFISRACGFKVTYNNVEIMDIPGTDGSWIQGLNQEQFNITNENEAHLFIFH; encoded by the coding sequence ATGATGCCTAGAACACTTCTTTGGGTCTTTGCTGCCGCTCTATCAGTCGTTGTATCGGGATGTGAACGCGATGATATTTGCGCTCAATCTACGCCTACTACACCCTTACTGATCATTGAATTTTATGATGTTGACAATCAAACCGACCTCAAGCCTGTCACCAACTTGCTCGTACAGGCTACAGATGTAGAGGAACCCTTCCAATTGTTCAACGGCGTATCGAGAATTGCGCTTCCCTTAAAGACCAACGAACTTTCCACGGCTTATACGTTGACCTTGAATGCGGGCTCAGAACAGGCTGAGAATACGGATGAGTTGGTGATCGATTATGAAACCCTTGAAGAATTCATCAGTCGCGCCTGTGGATTTAAAGTCACCTACAACAATGTGGAAATAATGGATATTCCGGGTACAGATGGTTCCTGGATTCAAGGCCTCAATCAAGAACAATTTAATATCACTAATGAGAATGAAGCGCATCTGTTTATTTTTCATTAG
- a CDS encoding DUF6048 family protein: MKRICLFFISLWCSCALLEAQQNAVSARDTLVQERYGLRVGVDLSKPLRSLLDDAYSGFAVAGDFRIARRYYIAAELGNENRTLVEPNIDVTAQGSYLKGGVNYNAYENWFGMSNLLYGGAHLGFSSFRESINSYTIYTTNAYFPEDLRTETREFSGLNAIWLEVQLGMQVELFSNFFLGLNVQLKRLITQKEPDGFANLYIPGFGKVTEGSKFGTGYSYTFSYFIPIFKN; encoded by the coding sequence ATGAAGCGCATCTGTTTATTTTTCATTAGTCTTTGGTGCTCTTGTGCCCTGCTCGAAGCCCAGCAAAACGCTGTGAGCGCTAGAGATACCCTGGTGCAGGAACGCTACGGCCTGAGGGTAGGTGTTGACCTCAGTAAACCTTTGCGGAGTCTCTTGGATGATGCCTACAGCGGATTCGCAGTGGCCGGCGATTTTAGGATCGCCAGAAGGTACTACATCGCTGCAGAATTGGGAAATGAGAACCGGACTCTGGTAGAACCGAATATCGATGTAACCGCTCAGGGAAGCTACCTTAAAGGAGGAGTAAACTACAATGCTTACGAGAACTGGTTCGGCATGTCCAATTTACTTTATGGTGGCGCTCATCTCGGTTTTTCCAGCTTTCGCGAAAGCATAAACAGCTACACCATTTATACGACTAATGCTTATTTTCCGGAAGATCTACGTACCGAAACTCGTGAATTCAGCGGTTTGAACGCGATCTGGTTGGAAGTACAATTGGGGATGCAGGTCGAATTATTCAGCAATTTCTTCTTGGGCTTGAATGTGCAACTTAAACGCTTGATCACCCAAAAGGAGCCGGATGGATTCGCCAATCTTTATATTCCCGGATTTGGAAAAGTGACCGAGGGAAGTAAATTCGGAACGGGATACAGCTATACCTTCTCCTATTTCATTCCGATCTTTAAAAACTAA
- a CDS encoding THUMP domain-containing protein, giving the protein MENFEMVAKCLFGFEELLARELRSLGAGNVKIGTRNVSFSGDTGFMYKANLCCRTAIKILKPIKHFKAYSDQDLYDQIQRIDWSQYLKASGSLAIDATVFSKRFTHSKFVALKTKDAIVDQFRSASGIRPDVDLRHPDLRINIHIHEEQCTVSLDSSGESLHQRGYRMATNVAPINEVLAAGLLMLSGWRGDSDFLDPMCGSGTLAIEAAMIACNIPANLNRKEFGFEKWKDWDVDLYETIEEAALGKVKNFHFQIKGYDASGVTLAKAKDNIANAQLSDFISLEQHDFFTTSKFSERHLHMMFNPPYGERIPVEMEQFYARIGDTLKQNYPGTHAWFITGNLESLKHVGLRPSRKIKVFNGKLESRLVKYEIYEGSKKAKYQNEA; this is encoded by the coding sequence ATGGAGAATTTTGAAATGGTGGCTAAATGCCTGTTTGGTTTTGAAGAACTACTCGCCCGCGAACTGCGGTCTCTGGGTGCAGGAAATGTAAAGATCGGAACACGGAATGTGAGCTTTAGCGGTGATACCGGTTTTATGTACAAAGCTAATTTGTGCTGTCGTACTGCGATCAAGATCCTAAAGCCTATAAAGCATTTCAAGGCCTACTCTGATCAGGATTTATACGATCAAATTCAGCGTATCGACTGGAGTCAGTACCTGAAGGCGTCAGGATCCCTGGCCATTGACGCTACGGTCTTTTCCAAACGTTTTACCCATTCCAAATTCGTCGCCCTGAAAACAAAAGACGCCATAGTCGATCAATTCCGGTCGGCGTCAGGAATTCGTCCCGATGTGGATCTGCGTCATCCCGATCTTCGCATCAACATTCATATCCATGAAGAACAATGTACGGTTTCTTTGGACAGTAGCGGAGAATCCCTGCACCAACGGGGGTACCGTATGGCAACGAACGTTGCGCCTATCAATGAGGTGCTGGCCGCCGGCTTGCTTATGCTTAGCGGATGGCGAGGCGACAGCGACTTCTTAGACCCCATGTGTGGTAGCGGAACCCTAGCTATCGAGGCCGCGATGATCGCCTGTAATATTCCCGCCAACCTGAATCGGAAGGAATTCGGATTTGAGAAATGGAAGGATTGGGATGTCGACCTCTACGAGACCATCGAAGAGGCCGCTTTAGGGAAAGTCAAGAATTTTCATTTTCAGATCAAGGGCTACGACGCGTCAGGAGTAACCTTGGCGAAAGCCAAAGACAATATTGCCAATGCACAGCTCAGTGATTTTATCAGTCTGGAGCAGCACGATTTTTTTACGACCTCTAAATTTTCTGAGCGTCATTTGCATATGATGTTCAATCCGCCCTACGGAGAACGTATTCCGGTTGAAATGGAGCAGTTCTATGCGCGGATCGGAGATACCTTAAAGCAGAATTACCCGGGTACCCACGCCTGGTTCATCACCGGAAATCTGGAGTCCTTAAAGCATGTTGGTTTGCGCCCTTCAAGGAAGATCAAAGTGTTCAATGGAAAATTGGAATCGCGCCTGGTCAAGTATGAGATCTACGAAGGCAGTAAGAAGGCTAAATATCAGAACGAAGCTTAG
- a CDS encoding ZIP family metal transporter: MIVYILPVLAVFTGFLIAYLFKPVIGTSVRLLLSFSGAFLLGVMVFEFLPELFAHKDRQIGIGILLGILIQIILESLSRGAEHGHLHLDPKMKQFPLLLFLGLAGHAFFEGLPLGNNPSLLIGVVVHKVPIAIIVSAFLLVSDMSKMRIFTFLLLFGLMTPLGSWMLSAIPGLQAYSVFLLSVVVGLLLHVSTTIIFESSKNHQFNLGKISVIVAGMVLSYFV, from the coding sequence ATGATCGTTTATATCCTTCCCGTTCTTGCGGTATTTACAGGTTTTCTTATTGCTTATCTCTTTAAGCCGGTTATTGGAACCAGCGTCCGATTGCTACTCTCCTTCAGTGGGGCTTTTCTGTTAGGCGTCATGGTCTTTGAGTTTCTTCCTGAACTTTTTGCACATAAGGATCGACAAATAGGAATCGGAATTTTACTGGGTATCTTAATCCAGATCATTTTGGAATCTTTGTCCCGGGGTGCTGAGCACGGGCACTTACATCTCGATCCGAAAATGAAGCAATTCCCGCTTTTGTTGTTCCTCGGATTGGCAGGTCACGCCTTTTTTGAAGGTCTACCCCTGGGCAATAATCCGAGTCTTTTGATTGGGGTAGTGGTTCATAAGGTCCCCATCGCTATTATCGTTTCCGCTTTTCTTCTGGTTTCAGACATGTCCAAAATGAGGATATTCACCTTTTTACTGTTGTTTGGTTTGATGACCCCATTGGGCAGTTGGATGCTTAGTGCCATTCCTGGTTTACAGGCGTACAGTGTATTCTTATTATCAGTAGTGGTGGGCTTACTGCTGCATGTATCGACCACCATCATCTTTGAGTCTTCCAAAAATCATCAGTTCAATCTGGGGAAGATCAGCGTGATCGTCGCCGGTATGGTCCTCTCCTACTTCGTATGA
- a CDS encoding hemolysin III family protein, producing MYSKKEELLNAISHGIGIPLALIGLILLLVYNTQESALSTFAILVYGASMLLLYAASTLYHATTEERKKFRLRKLDHISIYFLIAGTYTPVVLISLVEGEGWTIFGIVWGLTALGTLLKVFFTGKFELLSVLLYLVMGWIIVFYLDPLKAAHPEDELLWLFLGGLFYSLGIIFYLLKNVRYAHFIWHLFVLAGSICHFLFILIEVI from the coding sequence ATGTATTCCAAAAAAGAAGAATTACTTAACGCTATTTCTCACGGTATAGGCATTCCTCTAGCCTTGATCGGATTGATCCTATTGCTCGTATACAATACCCAGGAATCGGCTCTAAGTACCTTTGCTATTTTGGTTTACGGAGCTTCCATGCTATTGCTCTATGCGGCCTCCACACTCTATCACGCAACCACAGAGGAACGAAAGAAATTTCGCTTACGGAAGCTCGATCATATCAGCATTTATTTCCTAATCGCCGGGACCTATACTCCCGTGGTCCTGATTTCTTTAGTGGAAGGCGAAGGATGGACCATTTTCGGCATCGTTTGGGGCCTTACCGCGCTCGGAACCCTGCTTAAGGTGTTCTTTACCGGTAAGTTTGAACTCCTTTCGGTTCTTTTATACCTGGTCATGGGCTGGATCATTGTTTTCTATCTCGATCCTCTAAAAGCGGCACATCCTGAAGATGAACTGCTCTGGCTATTCTTAGGCGGACTTTTCTACAGCCTAGGGATTATTTTTTACTTACTTAAGAATGTTAGATATGCTCATTTTATTTGGCACCTTTTTGTGTTGGCCGGAAGTATTTGTCATTTCCTCTTTATCCTAATAGAGGTCATCTAA